From Coffea arabica cultivar ET-39 chromosome 10e, Coffea Arabica ET-39 HiFi, whole genome shotgun sequence, one genomic window encodes:
- the LOC113713084 gene encoding uncharacterized protein yields the protein MELMMPSAKTPEGFCSYQSVLQKDSSRISICSSLNSVNVLVDCQKARFFVPSVDRGCELRKLVGLPKQRQNRIFAISKVETLNSNGSTSGRLYGFEKNSQELGQASPNYEEFESNIHLRRLVRNGELEEGFRHLEVMVYKGDIPDIIPCTSLIRGFCKLGKTKKATRVLEFLEESGAVPDVITYNVLISGYCKSGEIDNALKLLDRMSVAPDVVTYNTILRSLCGSGKLKQAMEVLDRQLRRECYPDVITYTILIEATCRESGVGQAMKLLDEMSAKGCKPDVVTYNVLINGICKEGRLDEAIKFLRNMPSYGCQPNVITHNIILRSMCSTGRWMDAEKLLTEMLRKGCSPSVVTFNILINFLCRKGLLGRAIDVLERMPKYGCTPNSLSYNPLLHGFCKEKKMDRAIEYLEIMVSRGCYPDIVTYNTLLTALCKDGKADVAVEILDQLSSRGCSPVLITYNTVIDGLSKVGKTKSAIKLLHEMREKGLQPDIITYSSLVGGLCREGKVDEAISFIHELEELGIKPNAITYNAIMLGLCKARQTDRAIDFLAYMVSKGCKPTESTYTILIEGIAYEGLANEALELLNELCSRGVVKRSSAEQVAVKI from the coding sequence ATGGAACTGATGATGCCCTCAGCCAAAACCCCTGAAGGTTTTTGCTCATACCAGTCTGTACTTCAGAAAGACAGCTCAAGAATTAGTATTTGTTCCAGCTTGAATTCAGTTAATGTCCTTGTGGATTGTCAGAAAGCTAGGTTCTTTGTCCCTTCTGTTGACCGTGGATGTGAGTTGAGAAAACTAGTGGGGTTGCCAAAACAGAGGCAAAATAGAATCTTTGCCATTTCAAAGGTCGAAACTTTGAATAGTAATGGTAGTACTAGTGGTAGGTTATATGGTTTCGAGAAAAACTCACAAGAGCTGGGGCAAGCTTCCCCCAACTATGAGGAGTTTGAGAGTAATATCCATCTTCGCCGGTTGGTTAGAAATGGGGAATTGGAGGAAGGATTTAGACATCTTGAGGTCATGGTCTATAAGGGTGATATACCGGATATAATTCCATGTACAAGTTTGATTCGAGGGTTTTGTAAGCTCGGGAAGACTAAGAAGGCGACTAGGGTCTTGGAGTTTCTTGAGGAGTCGGGGGCTGTTCCAGATGTTATTACCTATAATGTGTTGATTAGTGGGTATTGCAAGTCTGGGGAGATTGATAATGCCTTGAAGTTGTTAGACAGGATGAGTGTTGCTCCAGATGTGGTAACATATAACACTATTTTGCGATCATTGTGTGGTAGTGGAAAGTTGAAGCAGGCAATGGAGGTTCTTGACCGGCAGTTGAGGAGGGAGTGTTATCCAGATGTAATTACTTACACAATTTTGATCGAAGCTACTTGTAGGGAAAGTGGGGTAGGACAGGCAATGAAGCTCTTGGATGAGATGAGTGCTAAAGGTTGTAAACCTGATGTGGTTACTTATAATGTTCTCATCAATGGTATTTGCAAGGAAGGGAGATTGGATGAAGCAATAAAGTTCTTGAGAAATATGCCATCATATGGTTGCCAACCTAATGTGATAACACATAATATCATCTTGCGTAGCATGTGTAGTACAGGGAGGTGGATGGATGCAGAGAAACtcttgactgagatgcttagaAAAGGCTGTTCTCCCAGCGTAGTTACCTTTAACATACTAATTAATTTCTTGTGCAGAAAGGGGTTATTGGGTCGAGCAATTGATGTTCTGGAAAGGATGCCTAAATATGGATGCACTCCAAATTCCTTGAGCTATAATCCTCTGCTTCATGGTTTctgcaaagaaaaaaagatggaTAGGGCAATAGAGTATCTGGAGATAATGGTATCTCGGGGTTGTTATCCAGATATTGTTACCTATAACACTCTGCTTACAGCATTGTGTAAAGATGGAAAGGCTGATGTTGCAGTTGAGATTCTAGATCAGCTAAGTAGCAGAGGTTGTTCTCCTGTTCTAATCACTTACAATACCGTGATTGATGGACTGTCGAAGGTGGGGAAGACCAAAAGTGCGATTAAACTGCTGCACGAAATGCGTGAAAAAGGTTTGCAACCAGATATAATTACTTACTCTTCACTCGTTGGAGGACTCTGTCGAGAAGGAAAGGTCGATGAAGCCATCAGTTTCATTCATGAACTGGAAGAACTTGGCATCAAACCTAATGCTATCACATACAATGCTATCATGTTGGGCCTTTGTAAAGCTCGCCAAACAGATCGCGCAATTGATTTCTTGGCTTATATGGTATCTAAGGGATGTAAACCTACTGAATCTACATACACAATCTTGATTGAAGGTATTGCTTATGAAGGATTAGCAAACGAGGCATTGGAGTTACTGAATGAATTATGCTCCAGAGGAGTTGTGAAGAGGAGTTCAGCAGAACAAGTTGCGGTCAAGATTTAG